One Corythoichthys intestinalis isolate RoL2023-P3 unplaced genomic scaffold, ASM3026506v1 HiC_scaffold_45, whole genome shotgun sequence genomic window carries:
- the LOC130911438 gene encoding collectin-12-like → MKKAQSLLFQALTVLGIWASLGRCCGPTSPPATRPPATRPPVTRPPVTRPPVTVAPATVAPPTGPPVTGPPVTGPPVTVAPVTVAPATGPPLTVAPATGHPATGVPVTGPPVTVAPATVAPATVAPATGPPVTVAPATVAPATVAPPTGPPVTGPPVTVAPATGPPLTVAPATGHPATGVPVTGPPVTVAPATVAPATGRPPTGPPVTVAPVTVAPTTGPRATGPPLTGPDKKVVSPTRRPKSAEGCQAPWRLNNQHSYCFANDSKSWDDAKRYCSSNGGHLLIIRSSAERDWLKEQLDGFDYWIGLKSPYPWKWIDGTPLKSELALWDAGEPNLQNEDCVEMGGRRGRLNDLSCTSLRRYICKRCQDSDEIMYNGIKGTCNLQVDVYQEVSEVLFKERLYAGCIIVIQGKVKPNPTKFIVHLSLGHGEDTPMRIEVDFKDGDLELLTRIGSHVDGKYVNKIVKKDSFPFAAGSDFEMTIECGDDIFRLAVGNDFEVEYENDGYDLQDIHRLLVEDDVTVTNVRLI, encoded by the exons GACGCTGCTGCGGGCCTACGAGCCCTCCTGCTACGCGCCCTCCTGCTACGCGCCCTCCTGTTACGCGCCCTCCTGTTACGCgccctcctgttacggtcgctcctgctacggtcgctcctcctacgggccctcctgttacgggccctcctgttacgggccctcctgttacggtcgctcctgttacggtcgctcctgctacgggcCCTCCTcttacggtcgctcctgctacgggcCATCCTGCTACGGGCGTTCCTGTtacgggccctcctgttacggtcgctcctgctacggtcgctcctgctacggtcgctcctgctacgggccctcctgttacggtcgctcctgctacggtcgctcctgctacggtcgctcctcctacgggccctcctgttacgggccctcctgttacggtcgctcctgctacgggcCCTCCTcttacggtcgctcctgctacgggcCATCCTGCTACGGGCGTTCCTGTtacgggccctcctgttacggtcgctcctgctacggtcgctcctgctacgggcCGTCCTCctacgggccctcctgttacggtagctcctgttacggtcgctcctACTACGGGCCCTCGTGCTACGGGCCCTCCTCTTACGGGCCCTGATAAGAAGGTTGTATCGCCTACTCGACGGCCCAAGTCTGCTGAGGGCTGTCAGGCACCCTGGCGGCTCAACAACCAACATAGTTACTGCTTTGCCAATGACTCTAAATCTTGGGATGATGCCAAACGCTACTGTTCATCCAATGGGGGGCACCTGCTGATAATCCGGAGCAGCGCGGAGAGG GACTGGTTGAAAGAACAACTCGATGGCTTTGACTACTGGATCGGCCTGAAGAGCCCATACCCGTGGAAGTGGATTGACGGAACTCCTTTGAAATCAGAACTAGC GCTCTGGGATGCAGGTGAGCCTAACCTCCAAAATGAAGACTGTGTTGAGATGGGGGGACGTCGAGGTCGCTTGAACGACCTCTCCTGCACCTCCCTTAGACGTTACATCTGCAAGCGATGCCAAG ATAGCGATGAGATTATGTACAACGGCATTAAAGGCACTTGCAACCTCCAAGTGGATGTGTACCAG GAAGTTTCCGAAGTGCTGTTCAAAGAGCGTCTATACGCTGGCTGCATCATCGTCATCCAAGGAAAAGTGAAGCCGAACCCAACCAA GTTTATCGTCCACCTATCTTTGGGCCACGGTGAAGACACCCCGATGCGCATCGAAGTTGATTTCAAAGATGGGGACCTTGAGCTATTGACCCGCATCGGGAGTCATGTTGATGGAAAGTATGTCAACAAGATCGTCAAAAAGGACTCCTTCCCCTTCGCAGCCGGAAGCGACTTTGAG ATGACCATCGAGTGCGGCGACGACATTTTCCGCTTGGCCGTCGGCAACGACTTTGAGGTGGAATACGAGAATGATGGTTATGATCTGCAAGATATCCACAGGCTGTTGGTGGAGGATGATGTGACAGTCACCAACGTCAGGCTGATTTGA